In Humulus lupulus chromosome 7, drHumLupu1.1, whole genome shotgun sequence, the following are encoded in one genomic region:
- the LOC133792762 gene encoding sorting nexin 2A has translation MMGSENQSFEEAHLYASKEDMENLVLGDSLNGNKSYSNYRSALSSLSDTHHPLSIPVAVTPADSDPLLAPPSYRDFQHPGPAVAPAGQDNSYLDPPSYADVIFSPFDGDSFNDVNGVDSPSRRSDNSGSFSRSSSSNSEYIKITVSNPLKEQETSNSLVPGGNTYVTYLISTRTNLPDFGGSEFSVRRRFRDVVTLSDRLAESYRGFFVPPRPDKSVVESQVMQKQEFVEQRRVALEKYLRRLAEHPVIKKSDELKVFLQVQGKLPLPTTTDVASRMLDGAVKLPKQLFTESAVAPHEVVQPAKGGRDLLRLFKELKQSMANDWGASKPPLVEEDKEFMEKKEKMHDLEQQLSLASQQAESLVKAQQDMGETLGELGLAFIKLTKFETEEAVSNAQRVRAADMKGLATAAVKASRFYRELNAQTVKHLDTLHEYLGLMLAVNSAFSDRSSALLTVQTLLSELESLQSRTEKLEVASSKIFGGDRSRIRKLEELKETTKVTEDAKHVAIREYERIKENNRCELERFDRERDSDFLNMLKGFVLNQVGYAEKIANVWAKVAEDTSGYATRESS, from the exons ATGATGGGTTCCGAGAATCAAAGCTTCGAAGAAGCTCATCTCTATGCGTCCAAGGAAGATATGGAAAATCTTGTCCTTGGCGACTCCTTGAACGGCAATAAATCGTACTCAAATTATCGTAGTGCCTTGTCGTCGCTTTCCGATACCCACCATCCCCTCTCCATTCCGGTGGCTGTGACGCCAGCCGATTCCGATCCCCTGCTTGCGCCTCCATCGTACCGAGATTTCCAGCACCCTGGTCCTGCCGTCGCTCCCGCCGGCCAGGACAACTCCTACCTCGACCCTCCGTCTTATGCCGATGTGATTTTCAGCCCCTTTGATGGCGACAGTTTCAACGACGTTAACGGCGTCGATAGCCCCAGCAGGAGATCAGATAATTCGGGGTCTTTTTCGAGATCGTCGTCTTCTAACTCCGAATACATTAAGATAACGGTTTCGAATCCCCTGAAAGAGCAGGAGACATCTAATTCGCTCGTCCCCGGAGGCAACACATACGTTACTTACCTGATCAGTACAAGAACGAACCTACCGGACTTCGGTGGGTCCGAATTCAGCGTCCGGAGAAGGTTTCGGGATGTCGTGACGTTGTCAGACCGGCTGGCTGAATCGTACCGAGGGTTCTTTGTGCCGCCGAGGCCGGATAAGAGTGTGGTGGAGAGCCAGGTGATGCAGAAGCAAGAGTTTGTGGAGCAGAGGAGGGTGGCATTGGAGAAATACTTGAGGAGGTTGGCTGAACACCCTGTGATTAAGAAGAGCGATGAATTGAAGGTCTTCTTGCAGGTTCAGGGGAAGCTTCCGCTGCCGACGACAACCGACGTTGCATCGAGGATGCTTGATGGGGCTGTGAAGCTTCCAAAGCAGTTGTTCACCGAGAGTGCTGTGGCGCCCCACGAGGTCGTGCAGCCTGCAAAAGGTGGAAGGGATTTGTTGAGGTTGTTCAAGGAGCTAAAGCAGTCGATGGCCAATGATTGGGGAGCTTCAAAGCCACCCCTGGTCGAGGAAGATAAGGAGTTTatggagaagaaagagaagaTGCACGACCTCGAGCAACAACTCAGTTTAGCCTCCCAGCAG GCCGAATCACTTGTCAAAGCCCAACAAGATATGGGAGAAACATTAGGAGAACTGGGGTTGGCTTTTATTAAGCTGACTAAATTTGAGACCGAGGAGGCTGTTTCTAATGCTCAAAGAGTCCGGGCTGCTGACATGAAAGGTCTCGCAACTGCTGCTGTTAAAGCAAGCAGATTCTATCGTGAGTTGAATGCTCAGACTGTCAAACATTTG GATACACTTCACGAATATCTTGGGCTAATGTTAGCTGTCAACAGTGCATTTTCAGACCGCTCGAGTGCTTTACTTACTGTGCAGACTCTTTTATCAGAACTAGAATCATTGCAGTCAAGGACTGAAAAACTTGAAGTAGCATCATCTAAAATATTTGGTGGTGACAGATCAAGGATTCGTAAGCTAGAGGAGCTAAAAGAAACCACAAAGGTCACAGAGGATGCTAAACATGTTGCAATCAGAGAATATGAGCGAATCAAG GAAAACAATAGGTGTGAACTTGAAAGGTTTGACAGAGAGAGGGATTCTGACTTCTTGAACATGTTGAAGGGGTTTGTCCTCAATCAG GTCGGATATGCGGAAAAAATAGCAAATGTATGGGCAAAGGTGGCGGAGGACACCAGTGGATATGCAACAAGAGAGAGCAGTTGA